Proteins encoded within one genomic window of Xylophilus sp. GOD-11R:
- a CDS encoding ABC transporter permease subunit → MNSTALPLAPSATAGAAASRPRRWNRAALLAAAPLLVFLLLFFVGPIAGLMKEGFFQDGQPSLAHFHHMLDAPIYRIVLGNTFTIAIAVTLSCVVMSYPLAYLMASVSPRIARLLFFAVLLPFWSSALVRTSAWIALLGKNGPLNALLTGVGFIDQPIAFLYNFTGVMIGMTHVLMPFVVLPLYASFRALDGTLVQAAQSLGARSVAIFCKVVLPLTSPGVVAGGIIVFMNAVGYYITPSLMGGPGQRMVAELISHNITEELDWGLAGALSGVLLVTVLASMWLFNRLFGLDKLISGSGGKGSAQAVARRTPGGRVSAVAGIACAIFLVLPILIVVPMSFGTSEFPMFPPAHYGLRWYENFFEESKWMNAFFSSMKVGLAVTALATLLGTSAAIGVHKMKSSFAGWLDALFVIPMAVPAIVTAVALFYLTAPLGWLANSVAVILGHTVLAAPYVYITVRAALRSFDSSLELAALGLGASWPTMFRLVMLPALLPSLIGGAVFAFVTSFDDVVMALFLTTIRNRTLPKLMYEGVRNDFDPTVISASCLLIAATALILLANLLLRRKNP, encoded by the coding sequence ATGAACAGCACCGCCCTTCCCCTGGCACCGTCCGCGACGGCCGGCGCCGCAGCGAGCCGGCCGCGCCGGTGGAACCGCGCGGCGCTGCTCGCCGCTGCGCCGCTGCTGGTATTTCTGCTGCTCTTCTTCGTCGGGCCCATCGCGGGCCTGATGAAGGAAGGCTTCTTCCAGGACGGCCAGCCCAGCCTGGCCCATTTCCACCACATGCTCGATGCGCCGATCTACCGCATCGTGCTGGGCAACACCTTCACCATCGCGATCGCGGTCACGCTGTCGTGCGTGGTGATGAGCTACCCGCTGGCCTACCTCATGGCCAGCGTCAGCCCGCGCATCGCGCGGCTGCTGTTCTTCGCGGTACTGCTGCCCTTCTGGTCGAGTGCGCTGGTGCGCACCTCGGCGTGGATCGCGCTGCTGGGCAAGAACGGCCCGCTCAACGCGCTGCTGACCGGCGTCGGCTTCATCGACCAGCCGATCGCCTTTCTCTACAACTTCACCGGCGTGATGATCGGCATGACCCATGTGCTCATGCCCTTCGTGGTGCTGCCGCTCTACGCCTCCTTCCGCGCACTCGACGGCACGCTGGTGCAGGCCGCGCAGAGCCTGGGCGCGCGCTCGGTGGCCATCTTCTGCAAGGTGGTGCTGCCGCTGACCAGCCCCGGCGTGGTGGCCGGCGGCATCATCGTCTTCATGAACGCGGTGGGCTACTACATCACGCCCTCGCTCATGGGCGGACCGGGCCAGCGCATGGTGGCCGAGCTGATCTCGCACAACATCACCGAGGAGCTCGACTGGGGTCTGGCCGGCGCGCTGTCGGGCGTGCTGCTGGTGACGGTGCTGGCGTCGATGTGGCTGTTCAACCGCCTGTTCGGGCTCGACAAGCTGATCAGCGGCTCCGGCGGCAAGGGCAGCGCCCAGGCCGTGGCCCGCCGCACACCGGGTGGCCGGGTGAGCGCGGTGGCGGGCATCGCCTGCGCGATCTTCCTGGTGCTGCCGATCCTCATCGTGGTGCCGATGAGCTTCGGCACCTCGGAGTTCCCGATGTTTCCGCCCGCCCACTACGGCCTGCGCTGGTATGAAAACTTCTTCGAGGAATCGAAGTGGATGAACGCCTTCTTCTCGAGCATGAAGGTGGGCCTGGCGGTGACCGCGCTGGCCACGCTGCTGGGCACCAGCGCGGCCATCGGCGTGCACAAGATGAAGTCGTCCTTCGCCGGCTGGCTCGACGCGCTGTTCGTCATTCCGATGGCGGTGCCGGCCATCGTGACCGCCGTCGCGCTGTTCTACCTGACCGCGCCGCTGGGCTGGCTGGCCAACTCGGTGGCGGTGATCCTGGGCCACACGGTGCTGGCCGCGCCTTATGTCTACATCACCGTGCGCGCCGCCTTGCGCAGCTTCGACTCCAGCCTGGAACTGGCCGCGCTCGGCCTGGGCGCGAGCTGGCCGACGATGTTCCGCCTGGTGATGCTGCCGGCGCTGCTGCCGAGCCTGATTGGCGGCGCGGTCTTCGCGTTCGTCACCTCCTTCGACGACGTGGTGATGGCGCTGTTCCTCACCACCATCCGCAACCGCACCCTGCCCAAGCTGATGTACGAGGGCGTGCGCAACGACTTCGATCCGACGGTGATCTCGGCCTCGTGCCTGCTGATCGCCGCCACCGCCCTGATCCTGCTGGCCAATCTGCTGCTGCGCCGCAAGAACCCCTGA